The uncultured Desulfobulbus sp. genome window below encodes:
- a CDS encoding polysulfide reductase — MFTFSKNKQEVPIVSHHNPDGNQWTIKEKLWLGLTPDEYKAQMLRNPVNWVLFILFAVGIPILLQRYFFGLDTVTHASNDYPWGLFLGFGLFGMVPLSASGFLLGTTVEIFGRKDFVPIERLALLNGLLGYFFAVVYLEVDLGMPWRLYYPMFVSLGPAAVLFLVAWHVATYLSVQVAEVSSAFFEWIGWLKGKRFIKSIAIGLTVSGIILSTLHQGALGALFTYAPSKVHPLWLSTNFQWIHFFCSAIFAGLSMVIVSSTLCKHFMTWRCDNRFLENVDRCTIGLGKGCAYALITYLVIKLVGIAHDNEWAYLLTGWGQYFMLEMALAVLLPMFLFAYGVKNNLVGMVRFAALISVLGVVWNRLNTALICFNWKLYQEIPHWKEVWITLMIFGLYFITYRFILYRLPILYEWEGEK; from the coding sequence ATGTTCACTTTCAGCAAAAATAAGCAAGAAGTGCCCATTGTCTCCCATCACAACCCTGATGGGAACCAATGGACGATCAAAGAAAAACTCTGGCTGGGCCTGACTCCAGATGAATACAAGGCCCAGATGCTGCGCAACCCGGTCAACTGGGTCCTGTTCATTCTCTTTGCCGTTGGTATCCCGATTCTTTTACAGCGGTACTTTTTCGGTCTGGATACCGTTACCCACGCCTCCAATGACTATCCCTGGGGCTTGTTTCTGGGCTTTGGTCTCTTTGGTATGGTGCCGCTGTCTGCCTCCGGTTTTCTTTTGGGGACCACGGTGGAGATTTTTGGCCGTAAAGATTTTGTGCCCATCGAGCGTCTGGCCCTGCTGAACGGTCTTTTGGGCTACTTCTTTGCTGTTGTCTATCTCGAAGTCGATCTGGGGATGCCCTGGCGACTCTATTACCCCATGTTTGTCTCTCTGGGACCGGCAGCTGTCCTCTTCCTGGTTGCCTGGCATGTTGCCACTTACCTCTCCGTTCAGGTCGCCGAGGTTTCCTCTGCCTTCTTTGAGTGGATCGGCTGGCTCAAAGGAAAACGGTTCATCAAATCCATTGCCATTGGTCTGACTGTTTCCGGTATCATCCTCTCCACCCTGCATCAGGGTGCCCTTGGTGCACTCTTTACCTATGCACCTTCCAAGGTCCACCCGCTCTGGCTCTCAACCAACTTTCAATGGATCCATTTCTTTTGCTCCGCCATCTTTGCCGGTCTGTCCATGGTCATTGTCTCCTCGACCCTGTGTAAACATTTCATGACCTGGCGTTGTGACAATCGGTTTCTGGAAAATGTTGATCGCTGCACCATTGGCCTGGGGAAAGGCTGTGCCTATGCCCTGATTACCTACCTGGTCATCAAACTGGTGGGGATTGCCCATGATAACGAATGGGCCTACCTGCTCACCGGCTGGGGACAGTACTTCATGCTGGAGATGGCACTTGCCGTGCTGCTGCCCATGTTCCTCTTTGCCTACGGCGTGAAAAACAACCTGGTGGGTATGGTTCGTTTTGCAGCCCTGATCAGTGTCCTGGGCGTGGTTTGGAATCGTCTCAATACCGCGCTCATCTGTTTCAACTGGAAACTCTATCAGGAGATCCCCCACTGGAAAGAGGTCTGGATCACCCTCATGATCTTTGGACTCTACTTTATCACCTACCGCTTTATCCTCTATCGACTGCCTATTCTCTATGAATGGGAAGGAGAGAAGTAA
- a CDS encoding 4Fe-4S dicluster domain-containing protein yields MKTLINRRKFLQGGIAASAAATVSLAKKSQAAHFEGYPDSMGVLVDLSRCVGCRSCEAACNQEQNLPTPEKPFNDFSVFDEMHHGQKRRTDETAYTVVNRYDVPGMDHPLFRKIQCNHCQEPACLTSCFVNAYTKTPEGAVIYNADVCVGCRTCMVACPFYIPTFRYSSAFHPRIMKCIFCYDTRLSKGKPPACVEACPQEALTFGRRTDVLKMGRQRIRENPEKYEDHIYGEHEAGGTAWMYISPAPFDKVGMDTTVPKEPILNFVKDFLAIVPMVLTIWPALFTGIHLLATRKDKLEQSKKTEGEV; encoded by the coding sequence ATGAAAACTTTGATCAATCGGAGAAAGTTCCTCCAGGGCGGCATCGCCGCTTCTGCTGCGGCAACCGTCTCCCTGGCAAAAAAATCACAGGCTGCCCATTTTGAAGGGTACCCCGACTCCATGGGTGTCCTGGTCGACCTGTCCCGCTGTGTTGGCTGCCGTAGCTGTGAGGCTGCCTGTAACCAGGAACAGAACCTCCCCACCCCGGAAAAACCCTTTAACGATTTTTCCGTGTTCGACGAGATGCATCACGGCCAGAAACGGCGCACCGATGAGACTGCCTACACCGTGGTCAACCGCTACGACGTCCCCGGCATGGATCACCCCCTGTTTCGCAAGATCCAGTGTAACCACTGCCAGGAGCCTGCCTGTTTGACCTCCTGTTTTGTCAACGCCTACACCAAAACGCCGGAAGGCGCAGTTATTTACAACGCCGATGTCTGTGTTGGCTGTCGGACCTGTATGGTGGCCTGCCCCTTCTACATTCCCACCTTCCGCTATTCCAGCGCCTTTCACCCGCGGATCATGAAATGCATCTTCTGCTACGATACGCGACTGAGCAAAGGCAAACCACCGGCATGCGTTGAGGCCTGCCCCCAGGAAGCACTGACCTTTGGACGCCGCACCGACGTGCTCAAAATGGGACGGCAACGTATTCGTGAAAATCCCGAAAAATATGAAGATCATATCTACGGTGAACATGAGGCTGGTGGAACCGCCTGGATGTATATCTCCCCGGCGCCCTTTGACAAGGTCGGCATGGACACCACCGTGCCCAAAGAGCCCATTCTCAACTTCGTCAAAGACTTCCTCGCGATTGTCCCCATGGTCCTGACCATCTGGCCGGCCCTCTTTACCGGGATCCACCTGCTGGCGACACGTAAGGACAAACTGGAGCAAAGCAAAAAAACCGAGGGGGAGGTCTAA
- a CDS encoding proline/glycine betaine ABC transporter permease encodes MEMYKIPIGAWIEQIIEFLTDNFAFLTHIISSVIETGLDFFVEWVLFVPPWLVIILLAVAAGLLSNRRVAIGTLLGLGLIWNLGLWEATVATLALVLIATCFSVVVGVPFGIISALSPTVRKIVMPVLDFMQTMPAFVYLIPAIPFFGLGPVAAIFTTMVFAMPPAIRMTCLGIQQVPENLIEAADAFGSTTRQKLFKLQLPIAAPTIMAGINQTIMLSLSMVVIAAMIGAGGLGGEVWRAIQRLWMGRGFEAGIAVVIIAMILDRTTQNINVSKLWRKG; translated from the coding sequence ATGGAAATGTATAAGATTCCGATCGGGGCATGGATTGAGCAGATTATTGAGTTTTTAACCGATAACTTTGCCTTTCTAACCCATATCATCTCTTCTGTAATCGAGACCGGGCTTGATTTTTTTGTGGAATGGGTCCTCTTTGTTCCCCCCTGGTTGGTCATTATCCTATTGGCCGTTGCTGCAGGGTTGCTTTCCAACCGCCGTGTTGCCATTGGCACCTTATTGGGCCTTGGCTTGATCTGGAATCTGGGACTTTGGGAAGCCACCGTGGCCACCCTGGCTCTGGTGTTGATTGCCACCTGTTTTTCTGTCGTTGTCGGTGTACCCTTTGGTATCATTTCCGCCTTATCGCCGACCGTACGGAAAATTGTGATGCCGGTGCTCGATTTCATGCAGACCATGCCGGCCTTTGTCTACCTGATCCCTGCTATTCCATTTTTTGGTTTGGGGCCGGTTGCAGCTATTTTTACGACCATGGTTTTTGCCATGCCTCCAGCTATCCGCATGACCTGTCTGGGAATTCAGCAGGTACCGGAGAACCTGATCGAGGCCGCTGATGCCTTTGGTTCAACCACCAGGCAGAAGCTGTTTAAGCTGCAGCTTCCCATCGCCGCTCCCACTATCATGGCCGGTATTAATCAGACCATTATGTTGTCGTTGTCCATGGTGGTTATTGCCGCCATGATTGGTGCCGGTGGTTTGGGTGGTGAAGTCTGGCGTGCTATTCAACGTCTGTGGATGGGGCGTGGTTTTGAAGCGGGGATAGCAGTTGTCATTATCGCCATGATTCTTGATAGAACCACGCAGAACATCAATGTAAGTAAACTTTGGAGGAAAGGATGA
- the cobS gene encoding adenosylcobinamide-GDP ribazoletransferase: MKALILMIQFMTRFPIPISVEFTATHFVQGMKWMPLVGLLAALPGALVFFLADTWLSRDTAALFAVTMLITVTGGLHLDGIADTADGLFSYRSRERMLEIMRDSTLGTNGVIALVLTVLVKFTLLSHIPGQGALFAVLATPILGRTALTWHSACARYAREVRGIGDYVNQMGFTQALAATGLSFLLLLLLLALFGVSGNIIVAVAMLLLLPTIGLAAGFAQYLKYRLGGITGDTIGASIELAEMVSFFVITLVWRHLL; this comes from the coding sequence ATGAAAGCGCTCATTCTCATGATCCAGTTCATGACCCGCTTCCCCATCCCGATCTCTGTCGAGTTTACCGCCACTCATTTTGTCCAGGGCATGAAGTGGATGCCCCTGGTCGGGTTGCTGGCAGCCCTTCCTGGTGCGCTGGTCTTCTTCCTGGCCGACACCTGGCTCAGCCGAGACACGGCAGCCCTGTTCGCGGTGACCATGCTGATAACCGTTACCGGAGGTCTGCACCTTGATGGCATCGCCGATACTGCCGATGGCCTGTTCAGCTACCGCAGCCGTGAACGGATGCTGGAGATCATGCGCGACTCGACCCTGGGGACCAACGGGGTGATCGCCCTTGTTCTCACTGTGCTGGTCAAGTTTACCCTGCTCTCCCATATTCCCGGCCAGGGTGCTCTGTTTGCGGTGCTGGCCACCCCGATCCTCGGGCGCACAGCACTGACCTGGCATTCCGCCTGCGCCCGCTACGCCCGCGAAGTTCGGGGCATCGGCGACTACGTCAACCAGATGGGATTCACCCAGGCCCTGGCAGCCACGGGGCTCTCTTTTCTTCTGCTCCTGCTTCTACTGGCGCTCTTTGGCGTGAGCGGCAACATCATCGTCGCCGTGGCCATGCTCCTGCTGCTGCCCACTATTGGACTGGCTGCCGGATTTGCCCAGTACCTCAAGTACCGTCTTGGCGGCATCACCGGCGATACCATCGGCGCTTCCATCGAACTCGCTGAGATGGTCAGTTTTTTTGTAATAACGCTTGTCTGGAGACACCTGCTATGA
- a CDS encoding CAP domain-containing protein, with the protein MRILKLSILVSCFFFVCPILASCRSLSSHGLPPYETTLFNQINTYRKFVDLPPLRINKHLTRLARRHSFSMFRQKRLSHANFKTRFRQSGSRSCVENVGHNHSAPLKQFDAWRTSQGHDENMLNPEIRSVGLAKVGSFVTFFACH; encoded by the coding sequence ATGCGTATTTTAAAATTATCCATTCTTGTATCCTGCTTTTTTTTCGTTTGCCCCATCCTGGCGAGCTGTCGCTCGCTCAGTAGCCATGGCCTGCCCCCCTATGAAACGACCTTGTTCAACCAGATCAACACCTACCGAAAATTCGTTGATCTTCCTCCCCTACGGATCAACAAGCACCTGACTCGCCTGGCCCGCCGGCACAGTTTTTCCATGTTTCGTCAAAAACGGTTGAGCCATGCAAATTTCAAAACACGTTTTCGCCAGTCCGGCAGTCGCAGCTGCGTGGAAAATGTAGGGCACAATCACAGTGCCCCCCTTAAACAATTCGATGCCTGGCGCACATCCCAAGGGCACGATGAAAACATGCTCAATCCAGAAATTCGCTCCGTAGGTCTGGCCAAGGTAGGTTCATTCGTCACATTTTTTGCCTGCCATTAA
- a CDS encoding glycine betaine ABC transporter substrate-binding protein yields the protein MKRLVKICTVLIAVGCMLATPVFAKKTARLAYVEWARAVAITHVAGEILKKEGYKVKLQSVANAAMWASVASGDSDGLLCAWLPVTHADLYAKYKDKIVDLGPNYLGAKLGFVTPAYVPINSVREMGDHLKEFDGKIVGIDPGAGMSKSIEKAIAENTSGLGKFKYISGSDAIMVASLAQAIKNKEWIVIPGWKPHWMFGQWELKILDDPDGIFGSEETINTIVRAGLEKDDPELFAFFKKIDWKQLPLDSVLLDNKKGMDPRNSAKKYVEANWDKIEAMLK from the coding sequence ATGAAACGTCTGGTCAAAATCTGTACGGTCCTGATTGCTGTGGGGTGCATGCTGGCAACTCCGGTATTTGCCAAAAAAACCGCACGGCTGGCGTATGTTGAATGGGCCCGTGCTGTTGCCATTACCCATGTGGCTGGAGAAATTCTCAAGAAGGAAGGTTACAAGGTTAAGCTACAATCCGTAGCCAATGCGGCCATGTGGGCCTCTGTTGCTTCAGGTGATTCTGATGGGTTGCTCTGTGCCTGGCTGCCTGTGACCCATGCGGATCTTTATGCAAAGTATAAAGACAAAATCGTCGACTTGGGACCGAACTATCTTGGTGCGAAACTGGGCTTTGTTACCCCGGCCTATGTACCGATTAACTCGGTTAGAGAGATGGGGGATCATCTCAAGGAATTTGATGGCAAGATTGTCGGCATCGACCCAGGTGCAGGGATGTCCAAATCCATTGAGAAGGCTATTGCCGAGAACACCTCAGGTCTTGGCAAATTCAAATACATCAGCGGGAGCGATGCTATCATGGTCGCCAGCCTTGCGCAGGCAATCAAAAACAAAGAGTGGATCGTTATTCCCGGCTGGAAGCCACACTGGATGTTTGGTCAGTGGGAGCTGAAAATTCTTGATGATCCGGACGGAATCTTTGGCAGCGAGGAGACGATTAATACCATCGTTCGTGCTGGACTTGAGAAGGATGACCCTGAGCTGTTTGCCTTTTTTAAGAAAATTGACTGGAAACAGCTGCCTCTGGATAGCGTTCTCCTGGACAACAAAAAAGGCATGGATCCGCGTAACAGTGCCAAAAAATATGTTGAGGCAAACTGGGATAAAATTGAGGCGATGCTGAAATAA
- a CDS encoding glycine betaine/L-proline ABC transporter ATP-binding protein — MKLRVKDLYKVFGANPEKGVAAAKKGMSKDEIMSRYKLAVGVNDVSFEVGASEILVIMGLSGSGKSTLVRCINRLIEPTAGLVEIDGIDITKLSEKELRLLRMQKIGMVFQNFALFPHRTVQKNVEYGLEIQGVALEERAEKAKNAIDLVGLAGWEDYRPENLSGGMQQRVGLARALASGADILLMDEAFSALDPLIKREMQDELLALQGRVGKTIIFITHDLDEALKLGDRIIIMKDGRAVQVGTPEEILTNPANDYVEKFVQDVDITKVLTVSRVMRKAISVTYPKDGPKTTVHKMKEEGFSRLMVVGKDRKFLGVVEVEAVTAAIKRGETTLEQVIDKDVPIVHPDDNVGLLFPEKKYPVAVVNDENKLVGIVKRGSLLSGIADFGGTDGNV, encoded by the coding sequence GTGAAACTACGAGTGAAAGATCTCTATAAAGTTTTTGGCGCCAACCCGGAAAAGGGCGTTGCCGCAGCCAAAAAGGGCATGAGTAAGGATGAAATCATGTCCCGCTATAAGTTGGCTGTAGGCGTAAACGACGTCAGTTTTGAGGTGGGCGCCTCTGAAATTTTAGTCATCATGGGACTGTCCGGAAGCGGTAAGTCCACCCTGGTGCGTTGTATCAATCGCTTGATTGAACCGACTGCCGGGCTGGTGGAGATCGATGGAATCGATATTACCAAACTCTCAGAAAAAGAGTTGCGACTGCTTCGGATGCAAAAAATAGGGATGGTTTTTCAGAACTTTGCCCTCTTCCCCCATCGGACTGTACAGAAAAACGTCGAATACGGTCTGGAAATCCAGGGCGTAGCGCTGGAGGAACGCGCAGAAAAAGCGAAAAACGCCATTGACCTGGTTGGTTTGGCAGGCTGGGAAGACTATCGCCCTGAGAATCTCAGTGGTGGTATGCAGCAACGCGTTGGTCTGGCCAGAGCACTGGCATCGGGCGCAGATATCCTGCTTATGGATGAGGCTTTTAGTGCCCTTGATCCTCTCATTAAACGAGAGATGCAGGATGAGTTACTTGCCCTGCAGGGTCGTGTCGGCAAAACCATCATATTCATCACCCACGACCTGGATGAGGCGCTGAAACTTGGCGATCGGATTATCATCATGAAAGATGGTCGGGCGGTGCAGGTTGGTACGCCTGAGGAGATTTTGACCAACCCTGCCAACGACTATGTCGAAAAATTCGTGCAGGATGTCGATATTACCAAAGTCCTGACAGTCTCACGGGTTATGCGTAAGGCAATCAGTGTGACCTATCCCAAGGATGGTCCCAAAACCACGGTCCACAAAATGAAGGAAGAGGGATTCTCTCGCCTGATGGTGGTTGGAAAAGACCGTAAATTCCTTGGGGTGGTTGAAGTCGAGGCAGTGACTGCAGCCATCAAACGGGGGGAAACTACCCTCGAGCAGGTCATAGATAAGGATGTGCCCATTGTCCACCCCGATGACAATGTCGGGCTCCTTTTTCCCGAGAAAAAATATCCTGTCGCCGTTGTGAATGACGAGAATAAACTGGTAGGCATTGTCAAGCGGGGCTCGCTCCTCTCCGGCATTGCTGATTTTGGAGGAACCGATGGAAATGTATAA
- a CDS encoding MarR family transcriptional regulator, translating into MPNNPHIEIITRIRKLSRALDKYSKYLDNKYHVTLPQLLCLNEMHAHGTTSLSNLTRKLNMNNSALTGIVDRLETKGLLQRIRQSHDRRTVYIDFTETGRQYAEQLLQVLETDSFFDANKITTDKLAFIVVSLDQIISSFDPEVKKIELG; encoded by the coding sequence ATGCCGAACAATCCCCATATTGAAATCATTACCAGAATCAGAAAACTTTCAAGAGCACTGGATAAATATTCAAAATATCTGGATAATAAATACCATGTGACCCTGCCGCAGCTGCTTTGCCTCAATGAGATGCATGCCCATGGCACGACCTCACTTTCCAACCTCACCCGTAAGCTCAACATGAACAACTCAGCCTTAACGGGCATTGTTGATCGCCTGGAAACCAAAGGGCTGCTGCAACGGATACGACAAAGCCATGATCGACGTACTGTGTATATTGACTTCACGGAAACTGGTCGTCAGTATGCAGAACAACTTTTGCAGGTTCTGGAGACAGACTCCTTTTTTGATGCCAATAAAATTACCACTGATAAACTCGCCTTTATCGTTGTCTCACTGGATCAAATCATCAGTTCCTTTGACCCCGAGGTAAAGAAAATCGAGCTAGGATGA
- the cobU gene encoding bifunctional adenosylcobinamide kinase/adenosylcobinamide-phosphate guanylyltransferase: MGSLTLVTGGARSGKSSFAEEFIAKRGQNIGYIATARPFDAEMEDRIAKHRLQRPSTWQTFEAPTDPAQTLMEQGNQFDALLLDCMTVMITNRILGHEIDWDRPAVSQLNAIEADILEQISRLIEAAQASQADLVVVTNEVGYGIVPSVPLSRFFRDCAGRVNQRMAAAAAEVYLVVAGIPMQVKGAAQ; this comes from the coding sequence ATGGGAAGCCTGACCCTGGTCACAGGTGGGGCAAGAAGTGGCAAAAGCTCCTTTGCCGAAGAGTTCATTGCCAAGCGTGGACAAAACATAGGCTATATCGCCACAGCCCGGCCCTTTGACGCCGAGATGGAAGATCGCATCGCCAAACACCGCTTGCAGCGCCCCTCTACCTGGCAAACCTTTGAAGCCCCCACAGATCCGGCCCAAACACTCATGGAGCAAGGGAACCAGTTCGATGCCCTGCTGCTGGATTGCATGACCGTGATGATCACCAACCGAATTCTTGGCCATGAGATCGACTGGGACCGGCCTGCGGTGAGCCAGTTGAACGCAATCGAAGCGGATATCTTAGAACAAATCAGCCGCTTGATTGAGGCTGCTCAGGCAAGCCAGGCCGATCTGGTGGTGGTGACCAACGAAGTCGGCTACGGCATCGTCCCCTCAGTTCCCCTTTCCCGCTTTTTCCGTGACTGCGCCGGACGGGTCAACCAGCGTATGGCAGCAGCGGCGGCCGAAGTCTACCTTGTGGTTGCGGGGATTCCGATGCAGGTCAAAGGAGCAGCACAATGA